The Oncorhynchus nerka isolate Pitt River linkage group LG11, Oner_Uvic_2.0, whole genome shotgun sequence genome includes the window CCTCTCTTCATGTGTCAGTCTGCAGATGCAGAGGCTACAGGTCCTGGAGGATCGTCTTTGGTCAAGCAGGAAAGGACTGAAGGAGAGCACCGACGACACAGCAGAGACATCCAGATTGTGGCGGCTGGAGTGGCGCCCCCTCTAGCCACGGAGGACCTCGTCACCGCGCCCCAGCCCATGGCCCTATGCAGGATCACGGAGGTCAGTGGAACGCTGAATGCCGTCCTCAAGTCAGAGAAAGACACCGAGACTTTAATTGTAACACAAAGGTTCTTACGCACAGGACCTGACCACAGATCAGACCCAGAGAGACTGGGACCACTGGGCTGTCCTGTACCTGGCTCAGAGTATTTACTTTATGGTAACCCAAGCCTTAGGATGGTTCATTCCCATCGGGACTCAGGTGACACGTTAGAGACTGGCAATGATCTGTCATGTTCTTACACTACAGAGATGGACCCTGGCAACATGCCCTTGGGTTTAGAGACACAGACTGATCTGTCTAGAGGGGACTGGAACCGGCACAGTAGTAGGGTGTACTCTGAAGGCTGCCTAGATAAGAAAGGGGAGGTTATAGTCGATGAGAGGACTGTCAAAGTGAAGGGCGAGGCTCCTCTGACATGGAATGTAGACGAGACTCGCTTAGGAGATGGACACTCACAGGGCAGAGATTTCTTAGATTACAGGGAAATCTTAGAGACAAATCCAAATATCGCGAcccactcccctttacacacGTTCAGGGAACGTGACCCAGTGTCCATGTCGATGGGGCCTTTCGATTCACAGAGCCGGGACCTTTTCGAACAGGTTTTGAACTCAAATTACCAAAGGCCCAAGGTTTTGGGAGGTGGAGCAAAATCAGGCGATAGTAAAGAGAAGCAgttcctctgcatgttctgtaacGAAGGCTTCAATTGCCCACAGAAGGTAgagatccaccagagggtccacataggggtgaaacccttcagctgtacccagtgtcatATGCACTTTGCTGAGGCTGGcaacctgaagaggcaccagaaggtccacacaggggagaaacccttcagCTGTGTCCAGTGTCACATGCGCTTCACCCAGGCTGgtgacctgaagaggcaccagagggtccacacaggggagaaacccttcagCTGTGTCCAGTGTCACATGCGCTTCACCCAGGCTTgtgacctgaagaggcaccagagggtccacacaggggagaaacccttcagctgtacccagtgcCACATGTGCTTCACCCAGGCTGGCAACCTAAAgatgcacctgaaggtccacacgGGAGAAAGGCCATTTGCCTGTACGCACTGTGTGAAAAGGTTCTCAGAGAGGAGATGCCTTAGGATACACCAGCTGAAAAAACATTCCACTCTATAACATAGAAAGTAACTATTCCACTCGATAGCCTCTGGCACTTAGATCTAACCCTGCATTAAAgacaaaaatacattttcattAATGTCAGCAGATGCGTTTAGAGTAACGAGAGTAACATATTTCAGTGTTGAATATTCCTGTGTAAATATTACATCCAGACATTGTGTGATACAATGCatatggaaagtattcagaccccttgacttcttccacattttgttactttacagccttattctaaaatggattaaatatatttttttcctcattaatctacacagaataccccataatgacaaagcaaaaatagtttttttgactaaatttataaaaaataaactgaaatatcacatttacataagtattcagatcctttactcagttctttgtcgaagcacctttggcagcgattacatccttGAGTCTTcctggatatgacgctacaagcttggcacacctgtatttggggagattatTCCATTCTTCTTTACAGATCCTCAAGTGCTGTAAGGTTGGAttggagtgtcgctgcacagctattttcaggtctctccagggatgttcaattgggtttaagtctgggctctggttgggttactcaaggacattcagagacttgtcccgaagccactcttggctgtgtgcttagggttattatcctgttggaaggtgaaccttcgcccccagtctgaggacctgagcgctctggagcaggttttcatcaagaatctctctgtactttgctccgttcatatttccctcgatcctgactagtctcccagtccctgcctaccgctgaaaaacatccccacagcatgatgcttcacagtagggattgtgccaggtttcctccagacgtgacacttggcattcaggccaaagagttcaatcttggtttcatcagaccagagaatcttgtttctcatggtcagagtcctttaggtgccactTGGCAAACTCGAAGtgagctgtcatgtgcattttactgaggagtggcttcagtctggccactctgctataaaagcctgattggtggagtgctgcggagatggttgtccttctggaagtttctcccacctccacagaggaactctgctgcTCTGTCACagcgaccatcgggttcttggtcacctccctgacctccactgtgttcttgggaaccttcaacgctgcagacattttttggtccccttccccagatctgtgcctcgacacaatcctgtctcggagctctacggacaatttcttcgacctcatggcttgatttttgctttgacatggactgtcaactgtgggacctttatatagaccggtgtgtgcctttccaaatcatgtctaatcaattgaatttaccacaggtggactccaatcaatttgtagaaacttctcaagggtgatcaatggaaacaggatgcacccgtgctcaattttgagtctcatagcaaagggtctgaatttgcaaacattctaaaaacctgcttttgctttgacattatggggtgttgtgtgtagattgatgagggacttttttttttttaatcaattttaaaataaggctgaaATGTAACAAAACGTTGAGGgatctgaatgctttctgaatgcactgtatataaggcatatatatactgaacaaaaatataaatgcaacatgtaaagtgttggtcccatgtttcatcagCTGAAGCTACCAGAACTTtaccatatgcacaaaaaggtaatttctctcaaatgtgtttacatccctgttagtgagtatttctcctctgccaagataacccatccacctgacaagtatggcatatcaagaaactgattaaacagcatgatcattacacaggtgcaccttgtactggggacaataaaaggtcattttaaaatgtgctgttttgtcacacaacacaatgtcacagatgtctcaatgccagatacatttttttgtgtgtattttaCCCCACTTTTTCTCACCAATTTCGATCTAGTCTCATTACTTGAATTCCCCAACTGACTCAGGAGGCGAAGGTTGAGTCCtacgtcctctgaaacatgacccgcctaaccgcgctccttaacacccgccagcttaacccggaacccagctgcaccaatgtgtcggaggaaacactgttcaactgtcagcctgcaggcacccgttccaccacatggagtcactaaagcacgatgagccaagtaaagcctccccggccaaaccctcccctaaccccgacgaagctgggccaattgttcgccgtcctatgggactcccgccGGTTTTGGCACAGCCCGGGAATGAACCTGAGTCTGTAATAGCACCTTTAGCACTTCTatccagtgccttagaccgctgcgccactctggaagcccagatgtctcaagttttgagggcgcgtgcaattggcatgctgactgcaggaatgtccacctgagctgttaccaATTGAATGTTcacttctctaccataagctgcctcagcggtttgctgatgtcatgattgtgaacagaatgccccatggtgacggtgggctgatggtatgggcaggcataagctacggccaacgaacacaattgcatttatcgatggcaatttgaatgcacagagataccatgataagatcctgaggccaattgtcttgccattcatctgccgccatttcagcatgataatgcaccagTTTTTccttggcctgcatactcaccagacatgtcaaccattgagcatgtttgggatgttctggatcgacttgtacgacagcgtgttccagttctcgctaatatccagcaacttcgcacagccattgaagagcagtgggacaacattccacaggcctcagtcaacaaacagcctgatcaacactatgtgaaggagatgtgtcatgctgcatgaggcaaatggtggtcacaccaaatacagacagactggttttctgatccacactctGCTTTTATTTAAAGATATCTTTGacgaacagatgcatatctgtattcccagtcatgtgaaatccatagattagggcctaatgaatttatttcatttgactgatttccttttatgaactgCTGTGTgcatatttttattcagtatataAGCTTAAAATGTCTGTTATAtattgtgtttgtactgtgtaggCTATATGTTCACATCCCTATTTCATTACTTCCATTCAACTGCTTTATTTCTTTCCCAAGACACTTTTAATGAGAAAATTAATGCAGTTTATCAAGTTCATGCGATTTCTTTGTTGATGTGTGTGATTTTCACATGGTGGATTTAAAACTTGTTTgtttaataaatacaaaatggGACTTTTCATTTGGACTTTCATTGAATCTCTCTTTAGTATACATCACATTTGATATCACCCTATTCTGCATACACCCAACAGTGCTTTATAACCAATATACACTTACTAAATCTACCTACACATACCCACACAATAACAAACACCTACTGTACACGTCAACATAGGTTAGTCAGGTTTGTCTGACTTATTATAGCTGACTCATTCATCCACATCATCATATTTTTGTCCAACATGATGGGTTTATCAGCAATGAAGTCATTCTGTAACTACAGTATAGGACTCAAACGTAGTTGGGATGGGTAAACACTCCATGTTGAaagtctgtttattatctgtgtgtacatacctgagggagtgtatgtctgtgtaatctgtatcacctgtctcttccaggaggaggagggtccagaggtgctgctggtgaaggaggaggggtgtgaggagggTCTGGGGAACCCTGAGTTGACCATGGTCATGGAGGACAACCAGACTACACCACCTCCTGAACCCACAGAGGAACCAGCTGAGCAGCACAGGACCACATACAGTCTCACTGAGGTGAGCCCACTGAACTACTGTCTTAATGGTGTTAGGTCAGGGTTTGTATCCACAAAGCCACTCCGAGTATTAGTGCGGATCTAGGATCATTTTAGCCTTTTCGATCATACTGAATaagattatatagacaggtggggACTTGATCCTCGATCAGCAATTCTATTTTGAGACTCTTTATGGATACGGGCCCAGGTCTTGATTAATTTTGTCTTAAGTGTGGAACCATTCCTTACAATTATCAATCCATTAAAGAGTGTAATAGCATTacatttacatgttacatagCAATCCCCCATTGCCCAATCAGAAGATGCTCCATAGTAGGGTGCTAATATCAGATTTCTTGATCCAacatcctctcactctgtatctcttacaGTCAGTAGACATGGACGATGGGAAGCCTGATCTGCTGCTGGTCAAAGATGAGACAATTGAAGACGGACCAGAGAGTATTGATCTGCTGAGTGGACTAAAGATGGGGGATCAAGGTAAGGGAGaaatacatatagcctacatacagtaaTAGATATTCAATGGGAATAGTGATAAGCCTGGctattatttttttcttcattcATAAAATGAAATCAATACAAGTTATGTTTACCTTCAAAAGTTTCAAGTTGTATATGTCGAATGCACAAGCatagtgaaatgcttaacttgcaagcccaacccaacagtgcagtattcaATATCAAATAGTATAACTAATAAAGAAAAAGTATTTTAAAAAAAAGAGAAATAAGAGAGGaagctgtatacagggtcagtgcaGGTACCAAATGTACAATGTTACCGGATACTGGAATATTTGAGGTAGATGCAGTGCCTTCGGTAAGTATTCACaacagtggcggtcagtgccagAGCATGGCCTTAACACCTTATTAGAGCATAttgaatgactgtcattcatattccattcatccAGCACAATGTAACATCGACAGGTTTAggatactacatgatactcaaatttcccctatacccatcatgaggttgctacaaaaGGTCAAGAGAAAAATTAGTCATTAAGACagttgacacattcaataccgccttgcacactcttgcctgcatctagctgatctagggtgtagtcattagtcctacatttgcaaatgagagtttctatttGCCAAATTTAGTTATGTTTATTCCCGTTTCGTTCCGTTTAAGAAATGCTTTTCAACAGAATCAGCTGAATGAATACACTCCTGATCaccgcaaacacagttcactttcatagcagccacatacaaaaaGCATGATCATTTGCTCGTTGTATAATTCCTACTCGCACCTATGCGCTCTCCTCCTGTCACCTTTTCCCTTGGCTTGTGGACTTTCCAAGCCATAACTGCTAACcgccacacacagcctacatcactgtcacctaacgtcatagtcaacatattTAGCTACTAGCATTACTAAACCAGCCACAAACGTTAGTGTACAGCAGGCAGTTTAGCATTTACACCGgcaggccccggtggcaataaattaataaaaaccaAAAGCTTATCTTGGGAGAGTTTCAGTGTTAGATAGCCAtatccagctagctaacatagcatctcactctgtttgagccaggtgtttgagtaaGCTAAACCAACTAGTGGCATTCGCTAGGTAGATAATTGAAAgtgaaagtaaaaaaataaaaaatatagctagctctcttTCTTAATCctccatttttttaa containing:
- the LOC135574057 gene encoding gastrula zinc finger protein XlCGF17.1-like translates to MVHSHRDSGDTLETGNDLSCSYTTEMDPGNMPLGLETQTDLSRGDWNRHSSRVYSEGCLDKKGEVIVDERTVKVKGEAPLTWNVDETRLGDGHSQGRDFLDYREILETNPNIATHSPLHTFRERDPVSMSMGPFDSQSRDLFEQVLNSNYQRPKVLGGGAKSGDSKEKQFLCMFCNEGFNCPQKVEIHQRVHIGVKPFSCTQCHMHFAEAGNLKRHQKVHTGEKPFSCVQCHMRFTQAGDLKRHQRVHTGEKPFSCVQCHMRFTQACDLKRHQRVHTGEKPFSCTQCHMCFTQAGNLKMHLKVHTGERPFACTHCVKRFSERRCLRIHQLKKHSTL